A window of Candidatus Gorgyraea atricola contains these coding sequences:
- a CDS encoding CHASE2 domain-containing protein — MKFLKKIPIKLWIVILGCIIISILSFARSLDNYELISYDLRFKLRPPLKASQDILIIEISDDTLKNLNAWPLPRDFHASMLDVLKEYDAKMVIFDVLFSEPTLYDDAFSNAIKNAGNAYLPFACKGFPETETIVADICEGLKKNAAGTGHINVSVDSDGKARRIPLFIKYKGTPLPHLAFKAASDWLGYEPSLPVLPDGSFLVNYPDKWGRSFRHFSYFEILKSYIDKERGELPQIDLSIIRDKICFIGLTAAGTSDLKPMPLENIYPMLGLQASVFNSIINQEFIRDAGAFLNMLINLLIFILSIIICLRFHAIKALAGNIILGSVYFIIATALFIFLGLWINLFLPILIIGVAYISATVYKFLDEVKKRELLEKELDIAREIQKSFLPEDTKEFHGIEISAFLQPAKFVAGDLYDIFALDDKRLGVFIGDVSGKGVPASLIMAQTISVFRLFSRQYSTCCEVLQRLNKELYGRFAGRFVTCLYMIIDVEEKKVRVSSAGHSPVLVRKNNSKSILDMDLATDMPLGIMEDVEYKDVVFDLEKGDEIIVFTDGVTEARNIRGQEFDMEAVKDIVSKGKDIKDELFKFCHRAPQHDDITLITLKNSL; from the coding sequence ATGAAATTCTTAAAAAAGATCCCAATAAAATTATGGATAGTTATCCTCGGCTGTATCATTATTTCAATCCTTTCTTTCGCAAGATCCCTTGATAATTACGAACTCATCTCTTATGACCTGAGGTTTAAATTAAGACCACCTCTTAAGGCATCTCAGGACATCCTGATAATTGAGATCTCCGACGACACGCTGAAAAACTTAAATGCCTGGCCATTGCCGCGCGATTTTCATGCCAGCATGCTGGATGTCCTAAAAGAATATGACGCGAAGATGGTGATATTTGACGTGCTTTTTAGCGAGCCCACGCTGTACGATGATGCATTTTCTAATGCCATAAAGAACGCGGGTAATGCCTATCTCCCTTTTGCATGCAAAGGATTTCCTGAGACAGAGACAATAGTCGCGGACATATGCGAAGGTCTCAAGAAAAACGCGGCTGGTACAGGCCACATCAACGTATCCGTAGACAGCGACGGCAAGGCAAGAAGGATCCCACTGTTTATAAAGTATAAAGGCACGCCCTTACCTCACCTGGCCTTTAAGGCAGCATCTGATTGGCTGGGTTATGAACCTTCTTTGCCAGTGTTGCCGGATGGTTCTTTCTTAGTCAATTATCCTGATAAATGGGGCAGATCTTTCAGGCATTTTTCATATTTTGAAATACTCAAATCCTACATAGACAAAGAGCGAGGGGAGTTGCCTCAGATAGATCTCTCAATTATCAGAGATAAGATCTGTTTTATAGGCCTTACTGCTGCAGGTACATCTGACTTAAAGCCAATGCCTTTAGAGAATATCTATCCAATGCTTGGCTTACAGGCAAGCGTATTCAACAGCATAATCAATCAGGAATTCATAAGAGACGCGGGCGCGTTTTTAAATATGCTTATCAATCTGCTAATTTTTATTCTGAGCATTATTATCTGTTTGAGATTTCATGCGATAAAGGCGCTTGCAGGAAACATAATCCTCGGCAGCGTCTATTTTATTATTGCCACAGCGCTTTTTATATTTTTAGGCTTGTGGATCAATTTATTCCTGCCAATATTGATCATAGGTGTTGCTTATATAAGCGCTACGGTCTATAAATTCCTTGATGAGGTAAAAAAAAGAGAGCTCCTGGAAAAGGAACTAGACATTGCCCGCGAAATACAAAAAAGCTTCCTACCTGAGGATACAAAAGAATTCCATGGCATAGAAATATCTGCGTTCCTGCAGCCAGCAAAGTTCGTGGCCGGGGATCTGTATGATATCTTTGCGCTTGATGATAAAAGATTAGGCGTGTTTATCGGAGACGTGTCTGGAAAGGGCGTACCTGCGTCATTGATCATGGCGCAGACCATCTCGGTCTTCAGGTTATTTTCACGGCAATATTCTACATGCTGCGAGGTTTTACAGAGACTTAATAAAGAGCTCTACGGCAGATTCGCTGGCAGGTTCGTGACGTGTCTCTATATGATCATTGATGTAGAAGAGAAAAAAGTCAGGGTCTCTTCAGCAGGTCATTCGCCAGTACTTGTCCGTAAAAATAATTCTAAATCTATTTTAGATATGGACCTTGCCACAGACATGCCCCTTGGCATCATGGAAGATGTAGAATATAAAGACGTGGTATTTGACCTGGAAAAAGGGGATGAGATAATTGTTTTTACAGACGGTGTAACTGAGGCCCGCAACATACGCGGCCAGGAATTCGATATGGAAGCTGTTAAGGACATAGTCTCAAAAGGTAAGGACATAAAAGACGAATTATTTAAATTCTGTCATCGCGCGCCCCAACATGATGACATTACCTTAATTACCTTGAAAAATTCACTCTAG
- a CDS encoding FecR domain-containing protein — MKKIGIFFVLFHMMLFCACVYAQSARIIDLKGSVLVKEGPGSDWSKAKLNMLLDIDAEIQTRKDAGCTLAFDEEQKNILTIKENSHIKIESMEPGKIFLPEGRVFSLIEGLAKAEKFEIRTPTAIAGARGTGWITDYRRGRTFIDCFNDTVYTKSLDEEGDVTGEEDTPSGYRRFVKFGGFIGELIPLGGRNYQEWGKFIDHVNTVAPRGEGTGGEDAPGGPDITGGYQDPASHF, encoded by the coding sequence ATGAAAAAGATCGGGATATTTTTTGTTTTGTTTCACATGATGCTCTTTTGCGCCTGCGTTTATGCGCAGTCAGCAAGGATCATTGATTTAAAAGGCTCTGTGCTTGTTAAGGAGGGGCCTGGTTCTGATTGGAGCAAAGCAAAGCTCAACATGCTGCTGGATATAGATGCTGAGATCCAGACAAGAAAAGATGCTGGATGTACTTTGGCATTTGATGAGGAACAGAAAAATATATTGACCATAAAAGAGAATTCGCACATAAAGATAGAAAGCATGGAACCAGGAAAGATCTTTCTTCCTGAAGGCAGGGTGTTTTCATTGATCGAAGGCCTGGCAAAGGCCGAGAAATTCGAGATCCGCACGCCTACAGCCATAGCTGGTGCAAGGGGTACTGGCTGGATCACAGATTATCGCAGGGGCAGGACCTTTATAGATTGTTTTAATGATACTGTCTACACCAAGAGTCTTGATGAAGAGGGCGATGTTACAGGTGAAGAAGATACACCCAGCGGATATCGCCGCTTTGTAAAATTTGGTGGTTTTATTGGCGAACTGATTCCCCTGGGTGGCAGAAATTACCAGGAATGGGGCAAATTCATAGATCATGTTAATACCGTTGCGCCCAGAGGGGAAGGTACTGGAGGAGAAGACGCGCCTGGCGGTCCAGATATTACCGGCGGTTACCAGGATCCAGCGTCACATTTTTAA
- a CDS encoding MlaD family protein — translation MKKYTNEFKVGLFVILCLAGLFYLSYSTGKLNIKRPGYHIYVMFNEVAGLEEKAPVMLNGLEMGKVDDINVSYENDRTQLVLKIWLEEKAKIRENPEIAIKTLGLMGEKYIQISSSEGKDFIEPDAVLYGKSYMDLDTLMEEAQIMSRDITKQLEMLVANLNVTVEGNQDTITNIVKNLETSSKNFEEFSSDIKRHPWKLLFKGKEKKEKKKKKKR, via the coding sequence ATGAAAAAATATACCAATGAATTTAAGGTAGGATTATTCGTTATTCTTTGCCTGGCAGGACTTTTTTACCTTAGTTATTCTACAGGCAAACTCAACATCAAGAGGCCGGGCTATCATATATATGTTATGTTTAACGAGGTGGCTGGCCTGGAAGAAAAGGCGCCTGTGATGTTGAATGGCCTGGAAATGGGCAAGGTGGATGACATCAATGTTTCATACGAGAACGACAGGACCCAGCTTGTCCTCAAGATCTGGCTGGAAGAAAAAGCAAAGATCAGGGAAAACCCGGAGATAGCCATAAAGACCCTGGGCCTTATGGGTGAAAAATATATCCAGATATCTTCGTCTGAAGGCAAGGATTTCATAGAGCCAGACGCTGTGCTTTACGGCAAGTCCTACATGGATCTGGATACCCTTATGGAAGAGGCGCAGATCATGTCACGCGATATAACAAAACAATTAGAGATGCTAGTGGCAAATCTCAATGTTACTGTAGAGGGCAATCAGGACACTATCACCAATATCGTTAAAAATCTGGAGACCTCTTCTAAAAACTTCGAGGAATTCAGCAGTGACATAAAGAGGCACCCATGGAAGCTTTTATTTAAAGGAAAAGAGAAGAAAGAAAAAAAGAAGAAGAAAAAAAGATAA
- a CDS encoding ABC transporter ATP-binding protein, protein MISLRNVSKSFQGRKTIDNVSLDIFPGETFVIMGCSGSGKSTLLRLMTGAIKPDKGSITIKNKDITKAALHELDEVRKGFGMLFQYSALLDSLTVEENVALPLREHTKLADEIINIIIKMKLSLLGLKGFEQYYPSQISGGMRKRVGLARAIALDPDIVFYDEPTSGLDPVVGGVIDKLIKDLSVKLAITSVVVTHDMQSVFEIADRIAMIHKGSIVEVGVSEDIKNSKNDYIQQFINAKPEGPIDFFKEDIGIIEALGL, encoded by the coding sequence ATTATCTCCCTGAGAAATGTCTCAAAATCTTTTCAGGGCCGCAAGACCATAGATAATGTGAGCCTGGATATTTTCCCAGGTGAGACATTTGTCATAATGGGCTGTTCTGGCTCTGGAAAGAGTACACTGCTCAGGCTTATGACTGGCGCGATAAAGCCTGATAAGGGCAGCATCACAATAAAAAATAAGGATATTACTAAGGCCGCTCTGCATGAACTGGATGAAGTGAGAAAGGGTTTTGGTATGCTTTTCCAGTATTCAGCGCTTTTGGATTCCCTGACTGTAGAGGAAAACGTTGCCCTGCCATTAAGGGAGCATACAAAATTAGCGGACGAGATAATAAATATCATTATAAAGATGAAGCTCTCGCTCTTGGGGTTAAAAGGCTTTGAGCAGTACTATCCATCGCAGATATCAGGCGGCATGAGAAAGCGTGTTGGGCTTGCCAGGGCAATAGCGCTGGACCCGGACATAGTTTTTTACGATGAGCCCACTTCAGGCCTGGATCCTGTGGTAGGAGGCGTCATTGACAAGCTCATAAAAGACCTGAGCGTGAAGCTCGCGATCACCTCAGTGGTAGTGACGCATGATATGCAGAGTGTCTTTGAGATCGCTGACAGGATCGCGATGATCCATAAAGGAAGCATCGTAGAGGTAGGCGTTTCAGAAGATATAAAAAATTCCAAAAATGATTATATCCAACAGTTTATAAACGCTAAACCTGAAGGACCAATAGATTTTTTCAAGGAAGACATAGGCATAATAGAGGCGCTAGGCCTCTAG
- a CDS encoding ABC transporter permease has protein sequence MISGIGSIFIGYVRWAKEVGAFFFDILYWIVLGPFKGKASRRQSIFQQMVFVGISSIVIVFFVDIFTGIVLTMQTAYQLEKMGAVLYVSSLVAVALCRELSPVLTALVVAGRSGSAIAAELGTMKVTEQIEALETMAINPTRFLAVPRFLALLVMLPALTILGNLSGMLGGFLMGTKSLNINPDLYMQTAFKYLELGDIYTGLVKSVVFAVIIATIGCFEGLNTKGGAEGVGKATTRSVVMSFILIILADCVVTGIFYFSKI, from the coding sequence ATGATCTCTGGAATAGGGAGTATTTTTATAGGGTACGTCAGGTGGGCTAAAGAGGTCGGTGCCTTTTTTTTTGATATCCTGTACTGGATAGTACTTGGCCCTTTCAAAGGTAAGGCCTCTCGCAGGCAGAGCATCTTTCAGCAGATGGTCTTTGTGGGCATCTCTTCCATAGTGATCGTATTTTTTGTTGATATATTTACAGGCATTGTCCTGACGATGCAGACGGCCTATCAGCTGGAAAAGATGGGCGCGGTGTTGTATGTCTCGTCTCTAGTAGCGGTAGCGCTATGCAGGGAGCTTAGCCCTGTACTTACTGCGCTCGTGGTCGCGGGGAGATCTGGCTCAGCTATCGCAGCGGAATTAGGCACGATGAAGGTGACAGAGCAGATAGAAGCCCTCGAGACCATGGCCATAAACCCAACACGCTTTCTTGCTGTGCCCAGGTTCCTGGCGTTATTGGTCATGCTTCCGGCCCTTACTATTTTAGGAAATCTTTCCGGTATGCTGGGAGGTTTTTTGATGGGCACAAAGAGTCTTAATATCAACCCTGACTTATATATGCAGACGGCCTTTAAATATCTCGAGCTCGGTGATATCTACACGGGGCTGGTAAAGTCAGTTGTGTTTGCTGTTATTATCGCGACCATTGGATGTTTCGAAGGTTTAAATACAAAAGGCGGGGCTGAAGGCGTTGGGAAGGCGACCACCAGGAGCGTGGTCATGAGTTTTATCCTGATCATACTGGCAGACTGCGTAGTCACAGGTATTTTTTATTTTTCTAAAATATGA
- a CDS encoding STAS domain-containing protein yields the protein MKIKEEKASDVVICVPEGEINISNSPELRKAFDSIIKRNEKKVLVDFSRVSYIDSSGLATLVEMFQRLKKISGRLRFNSMQTKVKSIFELTKLHKLFEIFEDRSSALKDF from the coding sequence ATGAAGATAAAAGAAGAAAAGGCGAGTGATGTAGTGATATGTGTCCCGGAAGGCGAGATCAATATCAGTAATTCTCCTGAACTAAGAAAGGCCTTCGATAGCATCATCAAAAGAAATGAAAAAAAGGTACTTGTAGATTTTTCAAGAGTCTCCTATATAGACAGCTCTGGCCTGGCTACCCTGGTAGAGATGTTTCAGCGCTTAAAGAAGATAAGCGGCAGGCTTCGTTTTAACAGCATGCAGACAAAGGTAAAGAGTATCTTTGAGCTTACAAAGCTCCACAAGCTTTTCGAAATATTCGAGGATCGCAGCTCAGCGCTAAAGGATTTTTAA
- a CDS encoding ATP-binding protein, with the protein MGISEKLPSRLELIPEFVKALMKKIEPFLAQKEDSFNMKLCIEEALANAVRHGNKLNPDLFVEVNIDVDADRVIIKVKDQGQGFDFKNVPNPTEDANIQKPCGRGVFLIKNFMDEVDFFDDGRGIKMVKILNKDKGGGQ; encoded by the coding sequence ATGGGCATTTCTGAAAAATTACCATCCCGATTAGAACTCATACCCGAATTTGTTAAAGCGTTAATGAAGAAGATAGAGCCCTTTCTGGCGCAAAAAGAAGACTCCTTTAATATGAAACTCTGCATCGAAGAGGCGCTGGCTAATGCTGTAAGGCATGGGAATAAATTAAATCCAGATCTCTTTGTGGAAGTCAATATAGATGTAGACGCGGATCGCGTCATTATAAAGGTCAAAGACCAGGGTCAGGGGTTTGATTTCAAGAATGTCCCAAATCCTACAGAAGACGCGAATATCCAAAAGCCTTGTGGTCGGGGCGTATTCCTGATAAAAAACTTTATGGACGAGGTTGATTTTTTTGATGACGGCCGCGGCATAAAGATGGTAAAGATTCTCAATAAAGATAAAGGGGGCGGGCAATGA
- a CDS encoding bifunctional 4-hydroxy-2-oxoglutarate aldolase/2-dehydro-3-deoxy-phosphogluconate aldolase: MNVTKFKKLPIMGILRDVKLDAIKPLTKTIISSGLKTVEITMNTTNAPKSIQRMKKVAGKRLTIGAGTVLTMRELHKALDAGATFIVLPTLVKDVVEYCVKHKIPVFPGAFTPQEIYNAHRAGATMVKVFPAKFFGPGYFKEIKAPFKNIKLLACGGVTPNTIKSFFDSGVSAVAIGASIFKKEWIARKEFFRIEEAIKDLIKKWSNSR, encoded by the coding sequence ATGAACGTAACTAAGTTTAAAAAACTTCCGATCATGGGGATATTGCGGGATGTGAAGCTAGATGCGATAAAGCCTCTTACTAAAACTATAATCTCTTCCGGTCTTAAGACAGTCGAGATCACGATGAATACAACCAATGCGCCTAAATCGATCCAGCGCATGAAGAAGGTGGCTGGCAAGCGTCTAACAATAGGCGCAGGTACAGTACTTACTATGAGAGAGCTGCATAAGGCCCTGGATGCCGGCGCGACATTTATAGTTTTACCGACGCTGGTAAAGGATGTCGTAGAATATTGCGTAAAGCACAAGATCCCTGTATTTCCTGGCGCATTTACGCCGCAGGAGATATACAATGCCCATCGCGCAGGCGCTACAATGGTAAAGGTATTCCCAGCTAAATTCTTTGGACCTGGTTATTTTAAGGAGATAAAAGCGCCTTTCAAGAATATCAAGCTTCTCGCGTGCGGCGGGGTAACCCCCAATACCATTAAATCATTCTTTGACAGCGGCGTATCAGCAGTTGCCATCGGCGCCAGCATATTTAAAAAAGAATGGATAGCCCGCAAAGAATTCTTCCGCATAGAAGAGGCCATAAAGGATCTCATCAAAAAATGGTCAAACAGCCGTTAG
- a CDS encoding aldolase catalytic domain-containing protein: MYREKIRVLDCTIRDGGLINNHQFDQRFVREVYKAISASGVDYMEMGYKNSKKFFSSKEYGLWKFCEDDEIRKIIDGIESRTKISVMTDVGRVDMEAVKPKSESPVDMMRVASYVKDIDKAICMVNDFAEKGYETTINIMAISRDQGPELDEALHQIEKESKVDVVYIVDSFGALYQEPVEHLVKKARSILKTREVGFHGHNHQQLAFGNTIEAIIHDANYLDGTVYGIGRAAGNCPLELLMGFLKNPKFDIRPILDLISNEFIPLRKKIEWGYIIPYAISGMMNEHPKAAMALRKSEKKENYREFYESLTIVE; encoded by the coding sequence ATGTATAGAGAGAAGATAAGGGTGTTGGATTGTACGATTCGGGATGGCGGACTTATTAATAATCACCAGTTTGACCAGAGGTTTGTCCGCGAGGTGTATAAGGCTATTTCAGCATCAGGCGTGGATTATATGGAGATGGGCTATAAAAATTCCAAAAAGTTCTTTTCATCCAAGGAATATGGCTTGTGGAAATTTTGCGAGGACGATGAGATACGTAAGATAATAGATGGTATAGAGTCAAGGACAAAGATCTCCGTGATGACTGATGTTGGCCGCGTGGATATGGAAGCTGTAAAACCTAAATCCGAGAGCCCTGTGGATATGATGAGGGTCGCTTCTTACGTAAAGGATATAGACAAGGCCATATGCATGGTGAATGATTTTGCTGAAAAGGGCTACGAGACCACCATTAATATCATGGCTATTTCAAGGGACCAGGGGCCAGAGCTGGATGAAGCGCTTCACCAGATAGAAAAAGAGAGCAAGGTCGATGTCGTCTATATCGTGGATAGTTTCGGGGCATTGTACCAGGAGCCAGTAGAGCATTTAGTTAAAAAGGCCAGATCTATTCTCAAGACAAGAGAAGTAGGGTTCCATGGGCATAACCACCAGCAGTTGGCATTTGGCAATACAATCGAGGCGATCATCCATGACGCGAATTATCTGGACGGCACTGTATATGGTATTGGCCGAGCAGCAGGAAACTGCCCGTTAGAGCTATTGATGGGGTTTCTGAAGAATCCAAAGTTTGATATACGACCTATACTAGATCTGATATCAAACGAGTTTATCCCCCTAAGAAAGAAAATCGAATGGGGCTACATAATTCCTTATGCCATATCCGGCATGATGAATGAACACCCAAAGGCAGCCATGGCATTGCGCAAGAGTGAGAAAAAAGAGAATTATCGCGAATTTTACGAAAGCCTAACCATTGTGGAATAA
- a CDS encoding alcohol dehydrogenase catalytic domain-containing protein, with amino-acid sequence MKVAVYYNNSDIRIEERDRPQIKQGEILVRVMASGICGTDAMEWYRIKKAPRILGHEIAGEIVESNSKKYKAGQRVFVSHHVPCNRCKYCADDNHTACETLHKGNYEPGGYSEFIRVPKENVERGTYVLPEGVSCEEGTMIEPLACAVRGQRVIGVKKGQIVLVLGSGVSGLLNIWLAKSKGAKVIATDINKYRLKKAKEFGADIVVDVKEEKLNVKADRVIVCAGAYQAIEQAFNSVDRKGAILLFAIPDKDIQVPTAVFWRNEITLASSYGAAPRDLKEALDLIKSKKIDAKGMITHKLPLDEIQKGFKILSDAQESLKVVLLP; translated from the coding sequence GTGAAAGTAGCGGTTTATTATAACAATAGCGATATCAGGATAGAGGAAAGAGATAGGCCTCAGATCAAACAAGGCGAGATCCTGGTCAGGGTGATGGCGTCTGGGATTTGCGGTACAGATGCCATGGAGTGGTATAGGATTAAAAAGGCGCCGCGTATTTTAGGCCATGAGATAGCTGGTGAGATCGTCGAGTCAAATTCAAAAAAATATAAAGCAGGACAGAGAGTTTTTGTAAGTCACCATGTGCCTTGTAATAGATGTAAATATTGCGCAGATGATAATCATACTGCATGCGAGACATTGCACAAAGGCAATTATGAGCCTGGCGGCTACAGCGAATTCATCAGGGTACCAAAGGAAAACGTTGAAAGAGGCACGTATGTATTGCCGGAAGGCGTTAGTTGCGAAGAAGGCACGATGATAGAGCCACTGGCCTGTGCTGTACGAGGTCAGCGCGTTATTGGAGTCAAGAAGGGTCAGATAGTGCTGGTTTTAGGAAGTGGCGTTTCTGGACTCCTGAACATCTGGCTGGCTAAATCAAAGGGCGCAAAGGTTATTGCAACAGATATAAATAAATACAGATTGAAGAAGGCAAAAGAGTTTGGCGCGGATATTGTCGTAGATGTAAAAGAAGAAAAACTAAACGTAAAGGCAGATAGAGTTATTGTTTGTGCTGGCGCGTATCAGGCAATTGAACAGGCTTTTAACTCTGTAGATAGAAAAGGCGCGATACTGCTTTTCGCAATACCTGATAAGGATATTCAGGTACCGACCGCGGTTTTCTGGAGGAATGAGATAACCCTGGCTTCATCCTATGGAGCAGCGCCGCGTGATTTAAAAGAGGCCCTGGATTTAATTAAGAGCAAAAAAATAGATGCAAAAGGTATGATAACGCATAAACTACCATTAGACGAGATTCAAAAGGGCTTTAAGATCCTTTCAGATGCCCAAGAATCTCTAAAAGTAGTTTTATTACCCTAA
- the lsrF gene encoding 3-hydroxy-5-phosphonooxypentane-2,4-dione thiolase: MEWGMENRLSRIINPKTKRCVMLAVDHGYFQGPTTGLQDLGKTVSPLLPYAEALMITRGALRNWISSSVDLPIVLRVSGGQSILKELSNEIITTSIEDAIRINASAITCSAFIGGEHEKETIGNLSKIINEGAGYGIPVLAVTAVGKALVRDSRYLALASRICVEIGAHIVKTYYCEPGFDKVVKACGNVPVIIAGGKKIEEKKALQMAKNAISSGAVGVDMGRNIFQSDNPIGMIKAVRAIVHENASVKEAFKIYKKK; this comes from the coding sequence ATGGAATGGGGTATGGAGAACAGGCTTTCAAGGATAATTAATCCAAAGACAAAACGATGTGTTATGCTGGCAGTTGATCATGGTTATTTTCAGGGACCTACTACGGGGTTGCAGGATTTAGGCAAGACAGTCAGTCCTTTATTGCCTTATGCAGAGGCCCTAATGATCACTAGAGGCGCTTTAAGAAATTGGATCTCCTCATCAGTGGACCTGCCAATTGTGCTCAGGGTTTCAGGTGGGCAGAGTATATTGAAGGAGCTATCGAACGAGATAATCACTACTTCGATTGAAGATGCGATCAGGATAAATGCTTCGGCAATCACATGCTCTGCTTTTATAGGAGGAGAGCATGAGAAAGAGACTATTGGCAATCTTTCAAAGATTATCAATGAAGGCGCGGGTTATGGTATCCCTGTTTTGGCTGTAACAGCTGTTGGCAAGGCCCTGGTAAGGGATTCCAGGTATCTGGCCCTAGCCTCAAGGATCTGCGTAGAGATAGGCGCGCATATAGTAAAGACATATTATTGCGAGCCTGGATTTGATAAGGTCGTAAAGGCGTGCGGCAATGTACCTGTTATAATAGCAGGAGGAAAAAAGATAGAAGAGAAAAAGGCGCTCCAGATGGCCAAGAACGCGATAAGCTCCGGAGCAGTAGGTGTGGACATGGGAAGGAACATATTTCAGTCAGATAATCCAATCGGCATGATAAAGGCTGTTCGAGCGATCGTGCATGAAAATGCGTCTGTCAAAGAGGCATTTAAAATATATAAGAAAAAGTGA
- a CDS encoding YbhB/YbcL family Raf kinase inhibitor-like protein, translating into MKITSPEFENNSFIPKRFTCQGEDINPLLVIEGVPGEAKTLALIVDDPDAPMGTWVHWVVYNIPVVSSIEENSIPGQEAMNDFGRKNYGGPCPPSGVHRYFFKLYALDTEIDLRDNARKRDLEKAMQGHILTQAELIGLYKR; encoded by the coding sequence ATGAAGATTACCAGCCCTGAGTTTGAAAATAATAGTTTTATACCAAAGAGATTTACCTGTCAGGGCGAAGACATCAACCCTTTGCTAGTCATTGAGGGTGTTCCTGGGGAGGCAAAGACGCTTGCATTGATAGTAGATGATCCAGACGCGCCAATGGGCACATGGGTGCACTGGGTCGTGTACAACATACCAGTTGTCTCCAGCATAGAAGAGAACAGCATCCCAGGGCAAGAGGCCATGAATGACTTTGGTAGAAAAAATTACGGAGGTCCGTGTCCACCCTCAGGTGTACACCGCTACTTCTTCAAGCTGTATGCATTGGATACTGAGATCGATCTGCGAGATAACGCCAGAAAGAGAGATCTTGAAAAGGCAATGCAAGGCCACATTCTTACCCAAGCAGAACTAATCGGACTTTACAAGCGATAA